Genomic segment of Vibrio celticus:
TCGTCCTGGATTAGCAATACAGATTGCAAACGGCGCAGGTTTATTACCTCGCTTGCATCATATTGAAAACCTGGGCACACCCGCTGAATATCCAAAACCAGCAGAGCGCGTTGCCTACGCTGCTAAGCAATTTGGTGTTCACGGTCACGGTAGCGAAATTTTTCCAAGCTAAGCTCATCTAAATTAAAAGCGAAACGACTCAGCCATTGATACTGAAGCTAGCTCGATAAAAAGGCCGCATAACTCTGAGAGTTACGCGGCTTTTTAATGTCTGCCGTCTTTTACCTAGCTAATATGACTAAGCCTCTGTTACTTCACTTTCAGGCTCAAGAATAGGATCAATACGCACAGCCGCCACCTTAAATTCAGGGATCTTCGCGTGTGGATCGGTCGCTGTGGTAGTCAAACGGTTAACCGGTGATTCAACAAAATGGAATGGAATGAACACCACGCCCTTTTGCATTCGCTTAGTGACAAACGCCGCGATTTCTATTTCGCCACGACGCGTTGATACTTTAAGCATCTGACCATTTGAGATACCTAACGCCTCAGCATCATGAACACTCACCATTGCACGTGGCCCTGCTAAGTTATCCAGCCCTTTGGTTTTACGTGTCATGGTTCCTGTGTGGAACTGCTCTAGAATACGGCCTGTCGTTAATACTAACGGGTATTTCGCATCCGGTAGTTCAGCAGCGTATCTAAACGGAATCGCCTCCATTTGACCACGCCCACGCGTAAATTGAGTCTGGTGCATGATACGAGTGCCATCTGGGTTGTTCTTATTACTTGGCCATTGCACGCCGTTGACCGTAATGTTCTCCCAACGTAAACCAGCATACTGTGGCGTGACACGCGCTATCTCATTGGTGATATCAGCAACGGTTTTATAGTCCCAACCACCGCCCATTGCGTTGGCTAGCATTTGGATAATCACCCAATCTTCTTTCGCTTCACCTGGAGGCAATACCGCCGGGTTAATACGCTGAACACGACGCTCGGTATTAGTAAAGTGACCAGACTTCTCAGCAAACGAGCAAGACGGCAGAACCACATCGGCATATTGAGCGGTTTCGGTTAAGAAAATATCTTGAACCACGAGGAAATCTAATGCTTCAAGACCTTCAATCACATGCGCTTGGTTCGGGTCACTCAGCACTGGGTTCTCGCCCATTACGTACAGGCCACGAACACCTCGATTACACGCACCATCAATAATTTCGGTCAGCGTTAAGCCTGTTTCAGCCGGTAAGTCAGAAACACCCCACTCCATCGCAAATTTTTGACGAACCATTGGGTTATACACTTTCTGATAACCCGGAAGGTTGTTTGGCAATGCGCCCATGTCACACGCACCCTGAACATTGGATTGACCACGTAATGGGTTGATACCACCGCCTTCAATTCCGATGTTGCCACACAAAAGCTGCAGGTTAGCGATAGAGCGAACGTTATCGTGACCAGTGGTATGTTGCGTAATGCCCATCGAGTAGTACACCGCTGTGCGCTCTGCAGTACCAATCAATCGTGCCATTGCGAAGATGTCTTCCGCTTTAACGCCAGTTACCAGCTCCACTTTGTCTAGTGAATAGCTTGGTGACATGACCTCTTGGAGCAAGGTATCAAAGCCGTCCACACGATCTTCGATATACTCTTGGTCGTACCAACCGTGTTTGATGATCTGCTGCATCACACCATTGATCAGCATTACATCGGTACCCGGTCGGTGCGCTAAGTAAAGCTCAGCATGGTCAGCAATATCGATTCGTTTTGGATCGGCAACGATCAATCTCGCTCCACCATGTCTCACCGCTTGCTTGATATGCGAGCCAATAATTGGGTGTGCTGACGTGGTGTCTGAGCCAATAATAAAGATCACATCTGAGTGCTTGATGCTTGGAATATCATTGGTCATCGCCCCGCTGCCCAGCGAAGCCTCTAAACCAGTAACTGTCGATGCGTGACAAAGGCGCGCACAGTGATCGACGTTATTGGTGCCGAGTTCACGACGTATGAATTTTTGGAAGGCATAGTTATCTTCATTGGTGGTTTTCGCCGACGAGAAACCCGCTAAAGCGTTACTGCCAAAGCCTTGCTTAATCGCAGTAAACTTCTCGGCAATGAGCTTAACTGCCTCATCCCAACTTACAGGTTGCAACCAGCCATCTTTACGAATTAATGGTGTGGTTAAACGCGCATCGCTGCCCACAAAATCGAAGCCAAATCGTCCCTTAACACACAACATGCCTTCATTAACCGGAGAGTCTCCGCCTTCGATATAGCGGATTTTGTTTTTCTGCTCATCGATATGCATGGTTAGCTTACAGCCCACACCGCAATAGGTGCAGATGGTATCGACTTTCTTGAGTACGTCTGTGTCTCCCTGCTTTCTATCACGTGCATCAACCATTGCACCAGTTGGACACGCCTGAATACACGATCCGCATTGAACGCAGTTTGAGTCGCCCATTAAGGTCTTGTCTGCGCCAAAGTTAGGACGACATTCGGGTCTTGATGCAGGTTTGCCATCCGATTGGTTCATGAAGCTTAGAACGCCATGAACATTCTGTTCTCGACAGGCTTGGATACACTGGCCACAACTGATACAGCGGTTGGCGTCAAAGATAATGAACTCAGAACTGTCATCAACCGAAAATTTTTGTCTTGTTAAACCGACTTTCGCTTCTTCTGCGCGAATCGCCTGCCAACTCTCATTCGAAGCCACATCGATTTTGTATTCTGGATGGGTTTGCGTTGCTTTGTATTCAGTCGAGTAGTCTCGTAGGTCGCAATCGGTATTTGCTTGGCAGCCACACTCTAAACATCTTGCAGCTTCAGCGATTGCATCGGCATTATCAAACCCTGTTTCTACTTCATCGAAGCTTTGTTCACGCTGTTCGGGCGTTAGTTCCGGCATGATCTTACGAGCCATGCGCTGTATCGACTGGTATTGCTCAGGATCCACCGCTTTGAGTTGTTTGTGCTTTCTTGAGTTAAACGGTTTAGCCGGAATATTTTCCATATCACCATGGAAGAAGCGATCGATCGCTTGTGCAGCAATACGCCCATCCCCCACCGCTTCGACTGCGGTTGCAGGGCCGCGTCGGAAATCACCAATACTGAAAATATTTCCGGTTCCGGTATGCATGGTTTGTGGATCAGCATCTGCGGTATTCCAACGAGTAAGAGGAATATTAATCGCTTCATTGTCCATAAAGCTCAGATCAGGCTTTTGCGACACGGCAGCAATAACCGTATCAAACGCTTCAACAAAGAACTCGCCAGTTGGTTTAGGGCTGCGTCGGCCTGAAGCATCAGCAGGACCCAAAGCCATTCGTTCTAATCGTATTTCTGATACATGGCCATTTTCATCGGCTATGTTTTCTGCAGGGTTGGTTAAGAAGTGGAACTTCACACCCTCATGTTCAGCTTCTTCGATTTCGTAATCTTCTGCTGGCATCTCATCTCGAGTACGACGATAAATCAGCGTAGTATCCGCTCCATCACGAACCGCTGTTCGAGCGCAGTCAATCGCGGTATTACCGCCACCAATTACTGCGACCTTTTTACCAGTGACATACTGCTGATCGGTCACGTAATCTTTCAGATAATCGACACCCAAATAACAACCGCCGAGTTCACTACCCGGGTAATTCATCTCGACCGCTTGCGATGCGCCAACCGCTAAACAAACTGCATCAAAATCGTTACTTAAATCAGACAGTGTAAAATCAACACCGAGTTTTTTACCGCACTCAACCACCATTCCGTTGCGACACATCAACTCGATTTCTTTATCTAGAATCGACTTAGGCAAGCGATATTCCGGGATACCGTAACGCAACCAACCACCCGCTTGCGGCATCGACTCATAGACACTGACATCATAGCCTTCGTTAGATAAGTAATAACCCGCCGTAAGCCCACCGGGGCCACTACCGACAATTGCAATACTCTTGCCTTTATTCGGTTTCTTAGCTGGCATGTAGCTCTCTTGAGCCGCTAAATCCGCGTCGGCAGCGTGTCGTTTGAGTTGGCGAATCGCGATGGATTCATCAACCAAGTTACGACGACATTCGGTTTCACAGAAAGCAGGACACACACGACCAATTGAAAGCGGCATTGGTAATGTCTTTTTGATCACTTCAATCGCTTTGATGTGATCATTTTGAGCAATATGGTGCAGGTAAGATTGGATGTCGACCCCAGCAGGACAGGCTGTTTGGCATGGCGCCTCACAGTCAGCGTAGTGATCGGTCATAATGCGATTCAACGCTTCTTGTCGATGGTTCGTTAACTGTTTTGACTGAGTGGTAATATTCAGCCCATTAGACACTTCAAGCTCACAAGAGCGAGTAACACCAACGCCATCCACTTCGACCACACACAGGTCGCACGGTACTTTATCCGCTGTTTTATTCAAACCACATAAAGATGGGATCTCCAAACCACATGTTTTTGCCGCTTCAAGAACGGTTTGTCCTTGCTCGACGATTCGATATTTCCCATCAATAACGATTTGAATCATACCTAAGTCCTACCTTTACCTTTCGCACACGCGAGTTATCAATAATTAAAATTCAAGTAATACAATATTATTAATATTATTAAATCTATGTCATTACCATACATTATTTGTGGTTTTGTGCGTGTGACCTCAAACAAGTTCCATTGATAATAACCATAAGGTATGAGTGGTCTTATCAGTATCGAAGAGAGGATTAAGCGGGAGAGGTTCTACTGTAGAAGTAAGAAATAAGGAATTAGATTCAAGGTACAAAAAAGCCCCTATTGATTAGGGGCTTTGAATAAATTTATTGAGTCGCTTTCGAGCTTATAGCTGAGCTATCAAGGTTATAACTCAGCTATCAAAGCTATTGTTCAGCTATCAAGCTTATTGCTCAGCTTCTTCAATAAGCTCTTGAACTGGAGATGCCGGTTTGTTTTGAGCAAAACCGCGCAGGCCAACAACATGTACGTGTTCGTGATCTTTAAAGACCTTACGAACCAGTTTGTAAGTTGTGCCTTTCTCTGGGCTGATGTTCTCTGGTGCTGCAATCAGAAGTTGCATACCTAAACGGTCACACAGTTCGAACAAGGTAGAGATAGATTTCGCATCCAAACGGGCTGCTTCATCAAGGAACAACAAACGACATGGAACGATGTCTTTGCTACGAAGTCGACGAGACTCTTCTTCCCAGCTTTGAACAACCATCAGTAGGATAGACTGACCGGTACCGATCGCTTCACCCGTAGACAGTGCGCCCGATTCCGCTTGTAACCAGCCGTCTGAACCACGGTTAACTTCAACACTTAGCTCTAGGTAGTTACGGTAATCAAGTAGCTCTTCACCCAGAACTTGCGGAGAACGTTGGCCCATATCGATATGTGGGTTAACACGTTGGAACAACTTCGCCATCGCTTCTGAGAAGGTAAAGCGCGTTGATTCGAACAAGTCTTTATGCTGCTCTTGTTGAGTCGCTAGACCTGATAGCAAGATCTCGTGGCTTTCACGGATCTTAACGTTCAAACGAACGCCCTTAACCTGACCAAAGTAAATGTTCGACAGACCTTGGTTGAGCATACGAATACGGTTCTGCTCACGCTGAATCGTTTTCTTGATGATGCTTGCTACCGATTCAGAGCTGATCGCTAAGCGGTTTTCACGCTGCGTCAATTCTTCTGTTAGACGAGCAAGCTCAACTTCCATCTCTTCGATTGCTTCAACCGGATCATCCGTATGAATGATGTCTTGGCGAATACGCTCACGAAGGTGCTGGTAAACCGCAATGTAGAACAGGACTTTACGCTCTGGATGCGCGTTGTCTTCAGATAGACGCAGCGAATCACGTAGGTCGTCATTATCAGCCACAGCCAGACGTAGCGCACCCAGTGATTTATCCGACATAGAGCGAAGCTCGCCCGCCGTTAGGTAAGCCAGTTCACGCTTGTGCAGACGACGTTCAACATCATTTTCACGAGCTAAGCGAAGTACTGAACACCAACCTGCTTTTGCTGCAACAACGAAGGTACGAAGTTCTATGTACTCTTTCTGAACTTTCTTAAGACGCTTAGCTAGGGCTTTCATCTCAAGTTCTGTTGACGTAATCGTACGCTCGTATTCGCTCTTACGGCTGCGAGATGTGTGTAGACGCTCTTGAAGCTCGTCACGACGACGTACAGCACGCTCTTCAGCGCCTTCATCAGCGTTTACGCCAAACTCTTGTAGCTCTTGTTTGAACTCTTGAACCGTCTCTTGCTTCGCTTGATGTGAGCTCTTCAGTGCCGCCAATACTTGGTTGTATTGGTTCATCTGTTCGCGAGCTTGCTTCAAGCCATCGCGGCCTTTGGTTCTTGCTTGTTCAGCTTGAACCAACTTCGCTTTTAATTGCTCGCTCAGTTCACTGCTCTTGTTAAGCAAATCAACAGAATCCGCGTAAGCAAAGTAGTGACGACGCTCAATCAAATCAGACAGCGCGAACACTTTACCTTTTAGAGTTTGTAACGCGTTATCGGCTTGACGATACTCGGCTTCCAAAGCTTCGAACTGCTCTGGGTCAGCGTCTAGTGCAGATACGATTTGCTCTAGAGAAGTAAGCGCTTTACCGTGCGTATTCAAGTAAGACTTAGCTTCACTTAAACGCTCTAGTTGTGCTTCTAATTCAGCTAAGCGCTCAGCCAATGTTTCGTCTTCTAAAATACGAACCATTGGAGCTAATTTATCTAGCGCACCTAGTGCCTGCTTGCTTTGTAGAAGCTGACTGCGTTGCTGCTGCTCTTTAGAGTTAAGCTCAGCCAGAGAACGAACAATTTGATTACGCTTATCACGAATCGCAGCAAGTGCTTGCTCTGGGTCTGCGTTAAACGCAACGTGCAGGTGCTTCGCAACAAAGCTGTTGAATGCTTGATATAGGCGATTCAGCTTTTGAGAGTCAAACGCTGCTTTCGCGTGGTTCTCAACAACAACGTCACGCTCTTCGCGCAATTTCTCTAGGCGTTGTTCACGAGCCGCACGGCCAAACAGTGGGATCTCAGGGAAACGTGAGTAACGCATTTGGCGATCGTTCAGCTGAACACACACCGCACCTTCAAGCTCATCGGCATTGAATGAACTGTCATCAAACGCGTCGACATCGCCTTCTAGGATGTAAAGGTCTTCTGGACAATCATCAAGATCCAGCAGCTTCTCTTTGATACCATCAAGATCCGAAACCACAATTGCGTGACGAGCTGGGCCGTACATCGCACTGAAGTACGGCGCATCACCAATCGTGATGTCATCGTAGATCTCAGAAAGCAGTACGCCACCAAGCGTATCCGCTAGGCCTTTCAGGCGAGGATCGTTAGAGCCACCAGGAGAAGCTAAACGCTCAATCTCTTGCTCAAGTTCAGCTCGGCGCGTTGCCAACTGATCTTTTGCTACCGCTTGAGACTTTTCGTCTTCAAGCACTTGCTGCATTTGAGTCATCACCGCTTGGCTATCTTCTAGCTCAGCTTCTGTTTGATCTCTCAGTGCTTCAAGTGCATCGTTTGCCGTGATCCACGCTGGAGCAATGGACTCAAGCTTTTGAATCTCTTGGTCGTGGTTTTGTTGTACACGACGTTGCTCACTCTTCGCTTCACGCAGCTCTTCTTGAGCGTACTCAAGAGACTCGATCTGCATCGCGTGACGTTCACGTTCTTCATCGAAAACCGCTTCGTCAGTCAGTGAGATGTTGTGTTGCTTTTGGTATTCAGTCGCAAGCTCTTTTGCTTGACGCTGCTGCGCTACATCACGAGCCATGTCGCGATGCTGAGCTCGCCATTGCTGTTCATTTTCAACAACGTGTTTTGCGTTACGGCCTTTCTCTAACGCTTGTTTAGCGCTGTGAGACGCTTCTTTACGCTCAACGTCACCCACAATACTTTTAACAAGAGCGAGCGCTTTGTCGAACTGCGCAGAAGCTGCAGAAGACATGTCTAGCTTGTGCTTAGTAGACAGTAGCGTCTGCGTGCTTGATTCTTCTTGTGCTTTTAGCTCAGAAACCAGAGTTAGTGCGCTTTCTGCCGTAATAGATTCATCACCAAGTAACTGCTTAGTTTTCTCTAATGCTTGAACCGCTTGCTGGTATTGAAGCGCACGAGTCTGCTGAACATCCAACGCTTGTTGGTAGTCAGCAAGCTGAGTTTTCAGGCTATCCACTTCTTCTTCAGTGATGGTTGCCTGCTCTTCAGCAAGAAGTACTCGCTCTTGAGCTTCTTCAACCACCATCATTTGCTCTTCTAGACGCTCGTTAAGCTCCTCTAGATCTTCGCTGTAGCGGGCAATTTTCTCTTGCTGACGAAGTGCAGTTTGAACTAATTGCAGATGATCCGAAGCCGCTTGGTAATCTTGCTCTAGTGCTGATTCTTGATCGACAAGTAACTCTAGTTCTTCTTGAACGCGGTTCAACAAGTTGTTTTGATCAAGCAAGGTTTCACGAGAACCAAACAGCTCACCACGGAACTTCATGGTTTGATCAAGCTTGTTGCGACGATCGTTAGCATGGCGCATGTAATCTGCTGCCACGTAGTTCGTAGATTCAGTGATCAAGTGCTTAAACAAATCACGATCCGACTGAGTCGTTTTGATCGCTTCTAGCGTCATACGGTTTTCGCGTAGTGCTGATTCCATGTCTTGGAACGCTTTCTTCACACCACCATTTTGCGGTAGAAGGTAATCACGCAGAGAGCGCGTAATCGCACTAGAGATACCACCGTAAAGCGATGCTTCAATTAAGCGGTAGAACTTAGAACGGTCGCTGCTGTTACGCAGTTTCTTCGGTACCACACCGTATTCAAACATCTGCGAGTGGTAATCAACAATCGAAGAGAAGGCTTTGAAATGTGCGCCTTCGTATTGCGCTACCGCCGCTTTCACGTCGTTCAACTGGCATACGCGAGCGTGGCTGTCTGAAACGTTTTGAATCAACACATCCGTTGGTTTCACATGGCTTGGAAGGCCTTGAATAACAAACGGTTTGATATCGACTTTCTTATCACGACCCGCAACTTGCTGCAGTTTTACTGCAAACAATAGACGCTGATTACGAGAGTTCACAACATCTAGCGCGGCATAACATGCGCCTGGCTGAAGCTTACCGTAAAGGCCTTTATCACGAGATGACTGCGAGCTACCCGCTTCCGTTGTGTTACGGAAATGCAGAAGGCTTTGGTCAGGGATCAGTGCTGTGATGAATGCCGCCATTGTGGTCGACTTACCCGCACCGTTACCGCCAGAAAGCGTTGTAACCAATCCATCAATATCAAAAGTACGCGCAAAGAAGCCGTTCCAGTTGACCATGGTTAATGATTGATACTTACCTCTTTCAATCATGCTTCACCTTCTACTTTTGTTTGTTCGCCAGCGTTTGACTCAAGGTCAAAGTCAGCTTGATCGTTAAAAATGTCTTGTTGACCGTTTTCGTCTACGTCTGCATCTACTTCTGATGTGGCTTCCGCTTGTTCTTCATTCAACAAACTACCTTGGTTAGGTTCTTGGGTATGAACCACAGCTTCACCGTCACGGATAAGACGCAATTGCGCTTCTTTCATATCGTCGCCAACACGAACGTCAGCGCCAAAACGGAATACCGCTTCGCTGATACGGAACTTGCCCGTTTCACCAATCGCAATCAACATGCCGATACGGCGTAAACGACGCAGAGAAGTACGTACTTTTTCGAACAGCTTTTCTTTGTCTAAGTCAGAACCAGACGCACGGTTGGTTGCTAGCTTCATGAGTTTTTTCTCATCCGCTAACGACATCAATTCATCAAACAATTCTTGGTTGGTGAAGATACCTTCATGAGCCAGACGTTCTGGGCTTAGGTATAAGAAACACAACACCTTACCAACCAACATGTCGAGCTCAGATAACACACTACGACCAATCAGAGACGTAGAACGCGGACGCAAGTAAAAGAAACCTTCCGGCGCTTTTACCAATTCCGTATTGTAGCGTTGATAGAAATGCTGAAGTTCCACTTCGAAATCAGACAGCAACGCGTGGTTATCTAGATCTTCTGTTGAAACATGCTTACCTGAACGCAGCATGCTATCTAGCGCAGGGAACAGTGGGTTCGCTATCGCTTTTACCAGTTTCTCTGGCATGTAATCATCAGTACTTGTTAATGACATTTGCTTGTACCTTTGCACCGAAATCGTTAATTGCCTGCCAATCTGGCTGAATAGCCTGATAGTCAGACTCTGAGTAACCTAAGCGTACGGCTTGGTCGACAACAATTCTGGCTAAATCAAAATGGTGTGTGCGAGGGTGTGCAGCGAGGTAATCGCGTAACACAAGGCCAAGATCAATTGGCGCGCCTTGCTGTTTGTGAGCTTTTAACATCTCTGCAATTCGATCTGAAAGCAGGTCATTCACTTGCTCAAATTCTTCGTACTCTACGTCGATTGGTGCTTGTCCCATCACTTCGTCATCACGAAGCACAAGCGCTTCATCACGAAGATCCGTCAGCTTCTCAGCATCGGCGTAGGTCAGTAACCAAGGCGCATCAAAGTAGTCGGTGACTGATTGACGCAAGCGCTGGCTAAAGGCACGGTTTTTATCCATATCAATCGCGGTACGAATAAACTTGTGAACATGGCGGTCGTAGCCGATCCATAAATCGATGGCTTGTTGGCCCCAACTGGTGATTCGATCGAGCTTCATCTGCAAGCCGAACAGGGTTTCGCCAACGAACTCGAGTTCATCGTCACCGTAGACAATTTCTTGAATATCGAGGATCTGTGTTTGCAGTTCATCACCCGCCGCTTGCAAGGTGTCTTGCAATTCTTTTAGCGTGGACGAGGTTTCTGAAAGCAAGGTTTCACAGTTGTTAATCGCCTCTCGCCAATCTTTGTTAAGAAGGTCGGCAATTTGTTGCTTAACCGTTTGCTGCTGCTCATCCATAACACGTTGGTTAAGATCAATCTGATCGAAAATTTCACCAACAGAATACTTGAGCACGCCGTAAACATTCTTTCTCCAATGTCCTGGAGTTCCGCCTTTTTGTGCTGCTTCAATGGCTTTTGCCATCTCGTCCGCAACCATAGAAAGCTGGATAGACAGTTTCAACTTAGAGAACTGACGGTGGCGTAAATAATAATCTGAAATACCAATCGCCAATGGTGATAAGCGATAAATACTCGCACCATCGGTGATTTCGCTGGTAAAGCGGCTAATCAACTTCTGTTTAACTAACTCGTTGATGGCATTGTTGGCACGAAACGCGGACGCTTCACCAGTATCTTCAAACAGTCGAGTGACGATGGTAAATGCATCGTGCAGTTCACCCTCGCCCAACTCTTCATCGAACCTTTCATTGCTTAGTACTGCGATAGCAATCAAAAATGCTAAGCGCTCTGGTGGCAAGTTTAATGAAAAATCATGCTGCTTGACCCAGCCCACCAACTCATCAATTGGCTGCTCTTCGGCAGTTTGAGTCATTTCACTCATTGTGGTTCCTGTTACTGTTCTTCGTCATATCGAATGTATTAGATATGACGCCTATTTCTTTATGACGCGGGCTTCTTACGATTGCATAGCGCATGTTGTGGCTTCTTTTACCACATTCACCGCTGTTATTGCGCAGGTTTTTGAGCCCAAACGTGAATATAACGGCCTAGTGACAGATATGGCTCTTGGCGACATAGCTGTTTTTCCAGTTCCAATACATCTTCAAATTGGTAATCGCCCATGTACTCCATATTACCTATGTAGTCACTGAAAGAGCGAATGCCTGATTTACCACAGATTTCTAGACCAGCGTCTTCTATCCATTGATAAACCTCTTCCGGCTTCAAGCCTTTTTGTGGTTGCAGCTTAAACCGTTTTCGATGTGGCATCCCATTCAATACATGAGGAATGTTGCCACAAATCACATTTTTCAGGACTAATCCGTGGTGGTTGTAAAACATTATCGAGGCGACGCCACCCGGTTTAACTTGTTCAAGCAATAAATCAAGTGCCTCTTTAGGATCGGCTAACCATTCCATTACGGCATGAAACATCACAAAATCGACTTTTTCATCGAGATGTTCTGCGACTTTTTGTACTGGTGAATGAATAAATCGATATTGCTCTAACAAACCCGCTCCGCTGATACTTTCTTCTGCGAGCTTCAACATTTCAGAAGAGAGGTCACACAGAAAAACGTTATGCCCAAGCGCGGCAATTTTTTGCGACATCTGCGCAAGTCCGCCTCCAGCATCAAGCACATGCAGCGGCGAAGCTGATTGCTCAAATTTGCTCAAAGCTTGTTCTAAATCTTCCCATACGATGATCTGACGGATCTCTCCTTTGTCAGAGCCGTAAATGTTTTTTGCAAATTTGTGGGCAATATCGTCGAAATTACGGTCTTCAGTCACGGCTACTTGAGTTATTATGTCCTATCGTGCCTGCTATTCTGTCACAGGAATTTCAGGAATAAAGAGGCGATGTCTCTTTTTACTACTAAGTGATGTTTTTTCGGACTATTCGGATATGTTTGAGCTGAAAAAAGTAGTGTCTTCGCTATTGATGCCACTGCCAGCAATGTTAATTCTCGCTTTTCTGGGTTTAGCCCTAGTGATGTTTACTACCAAAAGGAAGACGGGTTGCCTAATCACCCTTTCAGCCCTATCTGGTATTTTCCTAATCGCTTTCCAACCAGTTTCTAGTCAACTTTTAATGCCAATGGAAAGGCAACACACCGCATTTTTACCTGTCGATGAAACCGTCGATTACGTGATGGTTCTCGGAAGTGGTCACGTCGTAGACGACCAAATTCCACCGACATCAGAACTTAGCCGCACCGGCCTGATGCGTTTAAGTGAAGGGATTCGTATTCTACGCCTCTACCCTGGTGCAAAACTCATTTTGTCTGGCTATGGCGCAGGCACTGAAGTAAGTAACGCAAGAATGATGGCTAAAGTTGCACTAGCTCTTGGCGTAGCAAAGCCCGACATCATTCTGCTTGAAACCGCAAAAGACACTTGGGAAGAAGCCCGCCAAGCCGCT
This window contains:
- the fdhF gene encoding formate dehydrogenase subunit alpha, with amino-acid sequence MIQIVIDGKYRIVEQGQTVLEAAKTCGLEIPSLCGLNKTADKVPCDLCVVEVDGVGVTRSCELEVSNGLNITTQSKQLTNHRQEALNRIMTDHYADCEAPCQTACPAGVDIQSYLHHIAQNDHIKAIEVIKKTLPMPLSIGRVCPAFCETECRRNLVDESIAIRQLKRHAADADLAAQESYMPAKKPNKGKSIAIVGSGPGGLTAGYYLSNEGYDVSVYESMPQAGGWLRYGIPEYRLPKSILDKEIELMCRNGMVVECGKKLGVDFTLSDLSNDFDAVCLAVGASQAVEMNYPGSELGGCYLGVDYLKDYVTDQQYVTGKKVAVIGGGNTAIDCARTAVRDGADTTLIYRRTRDEMPAEDYEIEEAEHEGVKFHFLTNPAENIADENGHVSEIRLERMALGPADASGRRSPKPTGEFFVEAFDTVIAAVSQKPDLSFMDNEAINIPLTRWNTADADPQTMHTGTGNIFSIGDFRRGPATAVEAVGDGRIAAQAIDRFFHGDMENIPAKPFNSRKHKQLKAVDPEQYQSIQRMARKIMPELTPEQREQSFDEVETGFDNADAIAEAARCLECGCQANTDCDLRDYSTEYKATQTHPEYKIDVASNESWQAIRAEEAKVGLTRQKFSVDDSSEFIIFDANRCISCGQCIQACREQNVHGVLSFMNQSDGKPASRPECRPNFGADKTLMGDSNCVQCGSCIQACPTGAMVDARDRKQGDTDVLKKVDTICTYCGVGCKLTMHIDEQKNKIRYIEGGDSPVNEGMLCVKGRFGFDFVGSDARLTTPLIRKDGWLQPVSWDEAVKLIAEKFTAIKQGFGSNALAGFSSAKTTNEDNYAFQKFIRRELGTNNVDHCARLCHASTVTGLEASLGSGAMTNDIPSIKHSDVIFIIGSDTTSAHPIIGSHIKQAVRHGGARLIVADPKRIDIADHAELYLAHRPGTDVMLINGVMQQIIKHGWYDQEYIEDRVDGFDTLLQEVMSPSYSLDKVELVTGVKAEDIFAMARLIGTAERTAVYYSMGITQHTTGHDNVRSIANLQLLCGNIGIEGGGINPLRGQSNVQGACDMGALPNNLPGYQKVYNPMVRQKFAMEWGVSDLPAETGLTLTEIIDGACNRGVRGLYVMGENPVLSDPNQAHVIEGLEALDFLVVQDIFLTETAQYADVVLPSCSFAEKSGHFTNTERRVQRINPAVLPPGEAKEDWVIIQMLANAMGGGWDYKTVADITNEIARVTPQYAGLRWENITVNGVQWPSNKNNPDGTRIMHQTQFTRGRGQMEAIPFRYAAELPDAKYPLVLTTGRILEQFHTGTMTRKTKGLDNLAGPRAMVSVHDAEALGISNGQMLKVSTRRGEIEIAAFVTKRMQKGVVFIPFHFVESPVNRLTTTATDPHAKIPEFKVAAVRIDPILEPESEVTEA
- the mukB gene encoding chromosome partition protein MukB, with protein sequence MIERGKYQSLTMVNWNGFFARTFDIDGLVTTLSGGNGAGKSTTMAAFITALIPDQSLLHFRNTTEAGSSQSSRDKGLYGKLQPGACYAALDVVNSRNQRLLFAVKLQQVAGRDKKVDIKPFVIQGLPSHVKPTDVLIQNVSDSHARVCQLNDVKAAVAQYEGAHFKAFSSIVDYHSQMFEYGVVPKKLRNSSDRSKFYRLIEASLYGGISSAITRSLRDYLLPQNGGVKKAFQDMESALRENRMTLEAIKTTQSDRDLFKHLITESTNYVAADYMRHANDRRNKLDQTMKFRGELFGSRETLLDQNNLLNRVQEELELLVDQESALEQDYQAASDHLQLVQTALRQQEKIARYSEDLEELNERLEEQMMVVEEAQERVLLAEEQATITEEEVDSLKTQLADYQQALDVQQTRALQYQQAVQALEKTKQLLGDESITAESALTLVSELKAQEESSTQTLLSTKHKLDMSSAASAQFDKALALVKSIVGDVERKEASHSAKQALEKGRNAKHVVENEQQWRAQHRDMARDVAQQRQAKELATEYQKQHNISLTDEAVFDEERERHAMQIESLEYAQEELREAKSEQRRVQQNHDQEIQKLESIAPAWITANDALEALRDQTEAELEDSQAVMTQMQQVLEDEKSQAVAKDQLATRRAELEQEIERLASPGGSNDPRLKGLADTLGGVLLSEIYDDITIGDAPYFSAMYGPARHAIVVSDLDGIKEKLLDLDDCPEDLYILEGDVDAFDDSSFNADELEGAVCVQLNDRQMRYSRFPEIPLFGRAAREQRLEKLREERDVVVENHAKAAFDSQKLNRLYQAFNSFVAKHLHVAFNADPEQALAAIRDKRNQIVRSLAELNSKEQQQRSQLLQSKQALGALDKLAPMVRILEDETLAERLAELEAQLERLSEAKSYLNTHGKALTSLEQIVSALDADPEQFEALEAEYRQADNALQTLKGKVFALSDLIERRHYFAYADSVDLLNKSSELSEQLKAKLVQAEQARTKGRDGLKQAREQMNQYNQVLAALKSSHQAKQETVQEFKQELQEFGVNADEGAEERAVRRRDELQERLHTSRSRKSEYERTITSTELEMKALAKRLKKVQKEYIELRTFVVAAKAGWCSVLRLARENDVERRLHKRELAYLTAGELRSMSDKSLGALRLAVADNDDLRDSLRLSEDNAHPERKVLFYIAVYQHLRERIRQDIIHTDDPVEAIEEMEVELARLTEELTQRENRLAISSESVASIIKKTIQREQNRIRMLNQGLSNIYFGQVKGVRLNVKIRESHEILLSGLATQQEQHKDLFESTRFTFSEAMAKLFQRVNPHIDMGQRSPQVLGEELLDYRNYLELSVEVNRGSDGWLQAESGALSTGEAIGTGQSILLMVVQSWEEESRRLRSKDIVPCRLLFLDEAARLDAKSISTLFELCDRLGMQLLIAAPENISPEKGTTYKLVRKVFKDHEHVHVVGLRGFAQNKPASPVQELIEEAEQ